A genome region from Microplitis demolitor isolate Queensland-Clemson2020A chromosome 1, iyMicDemo2.1a, whole genome shotgun sequence includes the following:
- the LOC103577949 gene encoding uncharacterized protein LOC103577949 isoform X3, whose amino-acid sequence MTHNDIGRMEWVEIIEPRTKEHMYANLTTGECVWDPPPGVPVKKTDNNQWWELFDQQTSRFYYYNATSQKTVWHRPTDCDIIPLAKLQTLKQNTEPAISGGSGNNGNAADGQANESRRKESVATQTQTTAVGRSSRYDHHQENPILSSSMKSSGGVCKPRSSGIGVDPQLSPPSPSLSGRRPHHHHHHHHHHHHHQQQQQQQLQQQHNNRPNHRHHEQPSSQTRRHHNHSQDSGRSSDSSISHSRTSLESSAVTGFRLLESPHRHHQRSNVLQLPTSSNRTHNTSSGSGSTLEPPRSQKSGTLENVKNQKGVAMPGEPPPPPLGLSLSTSTPLFKKKIFVEHQQSSSQRDGRSVTSTESDRSRNGGGRESSRGSYGPEPSTSPYRESVGGIDSKAFLRQEMPPYRPPDIQSSPHTCKPHQTDKFGSLVESSNRYHRDRDRDRDRDRDRESYHRERVNSLEKSNAPSSGGFYPSAGAIHSRNLNKAEVIGSSGGNVGSISRRHHGCAASLSEANVREIYGAMLAAESRNNESGKNSAIRSSNISSHVNAVSKQPSFDVSERHVKEKDWGNEREKKDRDDGYGGRTKCNNLMDNNTQQALARSYSFVQQQKLQQQMMRRRDRDDDSMHERYLVSQNLHDHHARHRLGSSNTSSSNDDSNSSSNSAIGDELGGGGQVVDDEDDAKKKRSNGNPSPPASTPYYGNLLVDADHLLPLQHYILQQAKLSGCYKYGDPLLVDGEGDDDSLDEDGGGRDNDGGNGVGIGGVRGDDDSDDQFADDEAASNQGDSSSQEYLEDHYADLGNYDTAGLATYYNTTETLTRSHAASSTQATLPSTAPLAPSAPSGQTGSTTISLHTEIRDSGSMVGGVGASPRPISLPASTAFTSLVKSYDIADGADDGRRDDSTGGGDIEKYAQDNLNLNCGRPKGLRLLFRKKFSVRDILSWSKDPIPRPMLNVVEGEKLLKREACNLFRLVQVYMGDRKANVGMTLDGVATELINTVFSKPPLRDELYVQICRQTTENPRKESLRRGWELMAVCLAFVPPSATFEPYLEGYMNRHRDPNFQFPEVAKWPIHVQVSHYATVACRRLQRIGAHGKRQPRKATIEDIDQARLQIFRASMFGATLSEVIALQRDRFPQRDLPWVQTTLTRQVLMRGGTLTEGIFRVSADADEVSALKSCLDRFEDGSNLAASQDAHAPASLLKLWVRELYEPLIPDSFYIECVSMRHDESEASALNAAAIVDRLPDLNRRVLSHLIRFLQIFARPDVVARTKMDANNLAMVMAPNILRCTSQDPRVILENARKEMAFVRILIESLETAWVDDLH is encoded by the exons ATGACACATAATGATATAGG TAGAATGGAGTGGGTAGAAATTATCGAGCCGAGAACCAAAGAGCACATGTATGCTAATTTAACGACCGGTGAATGTGTATGGGATCCACCGCCGGGAGTTCCTGT GAAGAAGACTGATAATAACCAGTGGTGGGAATTATTTGATCAACAAACTTCGCGgttttattactataatgCAACATCGCAAAAAACTGTCTGGCATCGGCCCACTGACTGTGACATTATTCCCTTGGCTAAGTTACAG ACGCTGAAACAAAACACAGAGCCGGCGATCAGTGGTGGTTCAGGTAATAATGGTAATGCCGCAGATGGTCAGGCAAATGAGTCGAGAAGGAAAGAGTCAGTGGCTACGCAAACTCAAACAACGGCAGTTGGACGTTCATCTCGTTACGATCATCATCAAGAAAATCCAATCTTATCTTCGTCGATG AAATCCAGTGGGGGTGTATGTAAACCGCGTAGCTCGGGGATTGGTGTAGATCCTCAGCTATCACCTCCATCGCCATCTCTGTCTGGCAGGCGGCCacatcatcaccatcaccaccatcatcatcatcaccatcatcaacagcaacaacagcaacagctGCAGCAGCAGCACAATAACAGACCCAATCATCGGCATCATGAACAACCGTCTTCGCAAACACGACGGCATCACAACCATTCGCAAGACTCAGGTCGTTCGAGTGACAGTTCAATCTCTCACAGTCGCACATCCCTCGAATCATCAGCTGTTACGGGATTTCGGCTTTTGGAGTCACCGCATCGTCATCATCAGCGCTCTAATGTACTACAGTTACCAACGAGTTCAAATCGCACTCACAATACTTCTAGCGGCAGTGGTAGTACACTAGAACCACCGAGATCACAGAAAAGTGGTACTCTTGAGAATGtgaaaaaccaaaaaggcgtAGCAATGCCCGGAGAACCACCACCTCCGCCTCTTGGTCTTTCGCTCTCAACGAGTAcgccactttttaaaaaaaaaatatttgtagagCATCAGCAGTCGTCGAGTCAGAGAGATGGAAGAAGCGTTACGAGTACGGAATCTGATAGAAGTAGAAATGGAGGAG gtcGAGAGAGCAGCCGTGGATCGTATGGACCAGAACCAAGTACTTCGCCGTACCGAGAGTCAGTCGGTGGTATCGACTCAAAAGCCTTCTTGCGTCAAGAGATGCCTCCCTATCGTCCACCCGATATTCAATCATCTCCGCACACTTGTAAGCCTCATCAAACCGACAAATTTGGATCTCTCGTTGAGTCAAGTAATCGCTACCATCGAGATAGAGACAGAGATCGTGATCGTGATCGTGATCGCGAGTCTTATCACCGTGAAAGAGTCAACAGTCTTGAAAAAAGTAATGCACCATCTTCCGGAGGATTTTATCCAAGTGCTGGTGCCATTCACTCGCGGAACCTCAATAAAGCTGAGGTAATTGGATCCTCTGGTGGAAATGTCGGTAGTATTAGTCGAAGACATCATGGTTGTGCAGCTTCTCTATCAGAAGCAAATGTGCGTGAAATTTATGGTGCCATGTTAGCTGCTGAAAGTCGCAACAATGAGTCTGGTAAAAATTCAGCAATAAGAAGTAGCAATATCTCATCTCACGTCAATGCCGTTTCTAAACAACCGAGTTTTGATGTTTCCGAACGACACGTCAAAGAAAAAGATTGGGGTaatgaaagagaaaaaaaagatagaGATGATGGTTATGGTGGACGGACCAAGTGCAATAATTTGATGGATAATAATACGCAGCAGGCATTGGCGCGTAGTTATAGTTTTGTGCAGcaacaaaaattacaacagCAAATGATGAGAAGACGTGATCGTGATGATGACTCGATGCACGAACGTTATTTGGTCAGCCAAAATCTTCATGATCATCATGCCAGACATCGACTTGGTAGCAGCAATACCAGTAGTAGTAATGACGATAGTAATAGCAGTAGTAATAGTGCAATTGGTGATGAACTCGGTGGTGGTGGACAGGTAGTTGATGACGAAGATGACGCTAAGAAAAAACGAAGTAATGGCAATCCTAGTCCACCGGCATCGACACCTTATTACGGTAATTTATTAGTCGATGCCGATCATTTATTGCCGCTTCAGCATTATATACTTCAACAAGCGAAACTCTctg GTTGTTATAAATATGGGGATCCTTTGCTGGTCGATGGAGAAGGAGACGACGATTCTTTGGACGAAGACGGTGGCGGCAGAGACAATGATGGTGGCAATGGTGTAGGTATAGGCGGTGTGAGGGGAGACGATGACTCAGACGATCAGTTTGCGGACGATGAAGCTGCAAGTAATCAGGGGGATTCTTCCAGTCAAGAATATTTAGAAGATCACTATGCGG ATCTTGGAAATTATGATACAGCGGGTCTGGCAACATATTATAATACTACGGAAACCCTGACAAGATCACACGCAGCAAGTTCTACGCAAGCAACTTTGCCATCAACGGCACCTCTTGCACCCTCAGCTCCCTCTGGACAAACCGGGTCTACGACAATCTCGCTGCACACTGAAATCAGAGACAGTGGTAGTATGGTCGGTGGGGTTGGTGCCAGTCCAAGACCGATTTCTCTTCCTGCCTCGACAGCTTTTACAAGCCTAGTCAAGAGTTACGATATTGCGGACGGCGCCGACGATGGACGTCGTGATGACTCGACGGGTGGCGgtgacattgaaaaatatgcccaagataatttaaatttaaattgtggtAGACCCAAAGGTCTGAGGCTTTTGTTTCGTAAAAAATTCAGTGTACGTGATATTTTAAGCTGGTCTAAAGATCCGATTCCCCGGCCGATGCTCAACGTTGTTGAAGgtgaaaaactattaaaacGCGAAGCTTGTAATCTATTTCGGCTTGTTCAAGTTTACATGGGTGACAGAAAAGCTAATGTAGGCATGACCTTAGACGGTGTAGCTACTGAATTAATAAACACCGTATTTTCAAAACCGCCGCTTCGTGATGAGCTTTATGTGCAAATTTGTCGGCAAACAACTGAAAATCCAAGAAAAGAAAGTCTTAGAAGAGGTTGGGAATTAATGGCAGTATGTCTAGCGTTCGTACCACCAAGTGCTACTTTTGAACCGTATCTTGAAGGCTATATGAATAGGCATCGTGACCCTAATTTCCAATTTCCCGAAGTAGCCAAGTGGCCGATTCACGTACAAGTGAGTCATTACGCCACCGTAGCTTGTCGACGGTTGCAACGAATTGGGGCACACGGTAAACGGCAACCACGTAAGGCAACTATTGAAGACATCGATCAAGCACGG CTTCAAATATTCCGCGCCTCGATGTTTGGCGCTACACTGTCTGAAGTAATAGCTTTGCAACGTGATCGTTTTCCTCAACGAGACTTACCTTGGGTTCAGACAACATTAACACGCCAGGTGCTCATGCGTGGTGGTACACTAACCGAAGGAATATTTCGCGTATCCGCAGACGCCGATGAGGTCAGCGCTTTGAAATCCTGTTTGGACAGATTCGAAGACGGGTCTAATTTAGCAGCTTCCCAGGATGCCCATGCACCTGCTTCACTTTTAAAGTTATGGGTTCGCGAATTATATGAACCATTGATACCTGACTCCTTTTATATCGAGTGTGTCTCAATGCGACACGACGAGTCAGAAGCTTCTGCATTGAATGCCGCGGCTATTGTTGATCGACTTCCAGACCTCAATCGCCGAGTCCTTAGTCATCTAATTCGTTTCCTTCAA ATTTTTGCAAGACCGGATGTGGTAGCACGTACGAAAATGGACGCTAATAATCTCGCTATGGTAATGGCGCCAAATATATTACGCTGTACCTCGCAAGATCCAAGAGTAATATTGGAAAATGCACGAAAAGAAATGGCTTTTGTACGCATACTTATTGAATCATTGGAGACAGCTTGGGTGGACGATCTCCACTGA